From the genome of Symphalangus syndactylus isolate Jambi chromosome 13, NHGRI_mSymSyn1-v2.1_pri, whole genome shotgun sequence:
TTGGCAGGGGCTGAAGGGCCCTTATATGTTGATTCAACCATGCGGGGAAGAACAGCCATGATTCACCACCTAAAATAAGAATTCAGAGCCCGGGACTGAAGTTTAAGAATAGTGTGGTCTTTGGTCTATAGCTAGTGCCACTAAAAATTttgttggcatttatttaatgttGTGAGTAAGATTCCAGAATGCACCTAAAATGTGGAAAAACAAAACTTGTTGCTGGAAAAAAGCCTAAACTTAAAAATGTGATCCAAGTCAACAAATTAATCTCACTTTAAGCCAAAGGAAATGTTTGAAATGAAAGTACTGCCAGGAAATAGAAAGAGTATTCTAGACTTAGGCAGAAAGATTTATGGGTATTTTATGTTTAGTGACTTCCTCAGCTATAATGCATTATTAGAACGAACAAATAACCTAAGGACTCTGTTCATATCTGGACCTGAAACACAACTGGGATAtcaattttttccttctctgatgTCCCTTACcctttcaggggaaaaaaaaaaccccatataTGTGGATATGAGTAATAGTTGGCCACTAATATGACCTCTAGAAAAAAACCACAGCATAGTTTGTGGTTTATCTTCAGGAAGATAAAGGAAGTAAAAGTAGGAACTATATCAttgcttttatttaatttcatttatatagtaCTTTCCCAAATTCAGTATGCCCTGTACAAACTACATGACTATAGTTTCACAATTTCAAagatttggggagaaaaaaaacaaatttgtgatTTTAGTAATAAAACTGCAGCTCTATTTGGTATAAGAAATACCCTCTCAAGAATTGTATCAGTCGTTGGCTTTACAGAGTGATGTTTCACAGTAACTGGAGGGGTTTCACATGCCTTGAGAATGGCTGTGCTTCTTTAATCAAGGAataggagtcttttttttttcttctttcttggcaTTGTGCAAAAGGGAGGGAGTATTTTTGGTCCTGCTGGATGCTGAAGgcaaagaaagtgaagaaaaaaggagaaaaagatcaTCATTTCTGAAGAAATAAGTGATGGAGGGGAGTGTCTTCATTAGTCTTGATAGAAGATTGTATTCTAAGGAGAAGTTCTAACCAATTTAAATCTATACTGGGGATCGCCAGGTGTGTGGACGTGGAGCTTTCAGCTTAGAAAATACTTAGATTATAGACACTAACATtctcttatattttctaaattacatGCCTGTAATTATCCTGTAACctggtatttttctgttttacattatCCTTTTTAGATATGGAAGAAAGTAGCAGTGTTGCCATGTTGGTGCCAGATATTGGGGAACAGGAAGCTATATTGACTGCTGAAAGTATCATCAGTCCTTCATTGGAAATTGATgaacaaagaaaaactaaaccAGATCCATTAATCCATGTTATCCAGAAGTTAAGCAagatagtggaaaatgaaaagtcacaaaaatgtcttttaattgggaagAAACGCCCACATTCAAGTCCTGCAACACACTCTCTTGAAACCCAAGAACTTTGTGAGATTCCAGCTAAAGTAACCCAGTCACCTGCTGCTGATACTAGAAGGGCTGACATGTCACAAACAAATTTTACCCCTGACACTCTTGCCCAGAATGAAGGGAAGGCTATGTCTTATCAGTGTAGCCTTTGTAAGTTTCTGTCATCATCTTTTTCTGTATTAAAAGATCATATTAAGCAGCATGGTCAGCAAAATGAAGTGATATTAATGTGCTCAGAGTGCCATATTACATCTAGAAGCCAGGAGGAACTTGAAGCTCACGTGGTGAATGACCATGACAGTGATGCCAATATCCACACCCATTCCAAAGCCCAACAGTGTGTAAGCCCCTCCAACTCTTTGTGTCGGAAAaccacagaaagaaatgaaaccatTCCAGATATCCCAGTAAGTGTGGACAATCTGCAGACTCATACTGTCCAAACTGCATCTGTGGCAGAAATGGGTAGGAGGAAATGGTATGCATACGAACAGTACGGCATGTATCGATGCTTGTTTTGTAGTTACACTTGTGGCCAGCAGAGAATGTTGAAAACACACGCTTGGAAACATGCTGGGGAGGTTGATTGCTCCTATCCaatctttgaaaatgaaaatgagccCCTAGGCCTGCTGGATTCTTCAGCAGCTGCCGCGCCTGGTGGGGTCGATGCAGTGGTTATTGCTATTGGAGACAGTGAACTGAGTATCCACAATGGGCCATCAGTGCAAGTGCAGATTTGCAGCTCAGAACAGTTATCTTCATCTTCTTTAGAACAGAGTGCAGAAAGAGGAGTACAGCTAAATCAGTCGGTTACCCTGGACCCCAGTGAGGAAGAAATGCTGGAAGTGATTTCTGATGCAGAGGAGAATCTGATTCCTGATAGCCTACTTACATCAGCACAGAAAATCATCAGCAGCAGCCCCAATAAAAAAGGGCATGTGAACGTGATAGTGGAGCGATTGCCAAGTGCTGAAGAAACCCTTTCACAGAAGCGCTTCCTCATGAACACTGAAATGGAAGAAGGGAAGGACCTGAGCCCGACAGAAGCCCAGATTGGGCGCGAGGGAATGGATGATGTTTATCGTGCTGATAAATGTACTGTTGATATTGGGGGATTGATCATAGGCTGGAGCAGTTCAGAGAAGAAAGATGAGTTAATGAATAAAGGCCTCGCTACTGATGAGAATGCCCCACCAGGCCGGAGAAGGACAAATTCTGAGTCTCTTCGATTACATTCATTAGCTGCAGAA
Proteins encoded in this window:
- the ZNF507 gene encoding zinc finger protein 507, which encodes MEESSSVAMLVPDIGEQEAILTAESIISPSLEIDEQRKTKPDPLIHVIQKLSKIVENEKSQKCLLIGKKRPHSSPATHSLETQELCEIPAKVTQSPAADTRRADMSQTNFTPDTLAQNEGKAMSYQCSLCKFLSSSFSVLKDHIKQHGQQNEVILMCSECHITSRSQEELEAHVVNDHDSDANIHTHSKAQQCVSPSNSLCRKTTERNETIPDIPVSVDNLQTHTVQTASVAEMGRRKWYAYEQYGMYRCLFCSYTCGQQRMLKTHAWKHAGEVDCSYPIFENENEPLGLLDSSAAAAPGGVDAVVIAIGDSELSIHNGPSVQVQICSSEQLSSSSLEQSAERGVQLNQSVTLDPSEEEMLEVISDAEENLIPDSLLTSAQKIISSSPNKKGHVNVIVERLPSAEETLSQKRFLMNTEMEEGKDLSPTEAQIGREGMDDVYRADKCTVDIGGLIIGWSSSEKKDELMNKGLATDENAPPGRRRTNSESLRLHSLAAEALVTMPIRAAELTRANLGHYGDINLLDPDTSQRQVDSTLAAYSKMMSPLKNSSDGLTSLNQSNSTLVALPEGRQELSDGQVKTGISMSLLTVIEKLRERTDQNASDDDILKELQDNAQCQPNSDTSLSGNNVVEYIPNAERPYRCRLCHYTSGNKGYIKQHLRVHRQRQPYQCPICEHIADNSKDLESHMIHHCKTRIYQCKQCEESFHYKSQLRNHEREQHSLPDTLSIATSNEPRISSDTADGKCVQEGNKSSVQKQYRCDVCDYTSTTYVGVRNHRRIHNSDKPYRCSLCGYVCSHPPSLKSHMWKHASDQNYNYEQVNKAINDAISQSGRVLGKSPGKTQLKSGEESADPVTGSSENAVSSSELMSQTPSEVLGTNENEKLSPTSNTSYSLEKISSLAPPSMEYCVLLFCCCICGFESTSKENLLDHMKEHEGEIVNIILNKDHNTALNTN